The DNA segment AATGTGAGGCACCTCGTCCCAGACCGGTACCAGCGCGACTTTGTCAACTGACATGGTCTTGCGGAGATCACGACCGTGCATGTCAATGCAGTGGGCGCAACCGTTGATCTGGGAGACCCTGAGAAAGACGAGGTGGATTAGCTCTTCAGGCAGATTGGTGTTCTTCATCACATAATTGTGGACTCCGAGCAGAGCTTTTGCGCCGTCCGGGGCGACTTCGTACCAGTTCATGCGTGTCATCGAAT comes from the Pararhizobium qamdonense genome and includes:
- a CDS encoding carboxymuconolactone decarboxylase family protein, producing MTRMNWYEVAPDGAKALLGVHNYVMKNTNLPEELIHLVFLRVSQINGCAHCIDMHGRDLRKTMSVDKVALVPVWDEVPHIFTDQQRAALAWAEEVTRVSETHASDEAYAAASSAFEPKDLVDLTITIAAMNAFNRLGAPFRLPVSVKAA